The Clupea harengus chromosome 6, Ch_v2.0.2, whole genome shotgun sequence genome contains a region encoding:
- the LOC105889016 gene encoding interferon-induced transmembrane protein 5-like: protein MDNATYCYSTDYTPLTTSKSTRKAGHSTTISMGTSEQIPKDYLVWSLCNTLYVNFCCLGFLALIYSVKARDQKTLGNLKEARESSEKAKWYNILASGWNLLVPLVVLAVLVLLLLYMRSNEGSLPFFGEQNGFQRFFSHFQ from the exons ATGGATAATGCTACCTACTGCTACTCCACCGACTACACCCCGTTAACCACCAGCAAATCCACCCGCAAAGCTGGTCACTCCACCACCATCAGCATGGGAACCTCAGAACAGATCCCAAAGGACTACTTGGTTTGGTCCCTTTGCAACACTCTGTATGTCAACTTCTGTTGCCTTGGATTCCTGGCTCTCATCTATTCAGTAAAG GCTAGGGACCAGAAGACCCTGGGAAACTTAAAAGAAGCCCGGGAGAGCTCCGAAAAGGCCAAGTGGTATAACATTCTGGCGTCGGGATGGAACCTGTTGGTGCCATTAGTGGTACTGGCTGTTCTGGTGCTTCTGCTGCTCTACATGAGAAGCAATGAGGGATCTCTGCCATTTTTTGGAGAGCAAAATGGCTTCCAGAGatttttcagtcattttcagTAA